From a region of the Labilithrix sp. genome:
- a CDS encoding YkgJ family cysteine cluster protein — translation MPLTPLPGVPDPEGGDCVECGRCCHHGPRTVSLLEADERRMGERLLPIYTDLEDRPPYFRFVKNDGERCAGLDRTDPQRYPCAIYEVRPAGCREVEPGSPCCLEARALGHLGTSVEFKRPR, via the coding sequence ATGCCCCTGACACCTCTCCCCGGTGTCCCGGATCCGGAGGGCGGAGATTGTGTGGAGTGTGGGCGTTGCTGCCACCACGGTCCACGAACGGTGAGCCTCCTCGAGGCGGACGAGCGCAGGATGGGGGAGCGGCTCCTCCCCATCTACACGGACCTCGAGGACCGCCCGCCCTACTTCCGCTTCGTGAAGAACGACGGCGAGCGTTGCGCCGGCCTCGATCGCACCGACCCGCAGCGATACCCCTGCGCGATCTACGAGGTCCGTCCCGCCGGCTGCCGCGAGGTCGAGCCAGGCTCCCCGTGCTGCCTCGAAGCAAGAGCACTCGGCCACCTGGGCACGAGCGTCGAGTTCAAGCGCCCTCGCTGA